From Bicyclus anynana chromosome 7, ilBicAnyn1.1, whole genome shotgun sequence, the proteins below share one genomic window:
- the LOC112055677 gene encoding cytochrome P450 4C1-like, whose protein sequence is MFLFTVLVLVTVIWTVQYRFRRRRMYELASRISHLKDELPFIGVAHKFMGNTEDVMKSLKKFSYEAMETDGVTRMWLNHILYFVMVNPEDLEIVLKTCLEKDDVHRFMRNVLGNGTVFAPVSIWRRRRKILIPAFSPKIVESFVEIFSEQSQHITHKVARVSGSGTVNLWPIVSAYSLDAACESTAGVKIYAQSETNSQFLAALEDGLNIISQRIFNVWLQLEWLFRLLPLYTKYQKHVKYVYDFTDEIIHNKRRQLKNNKQSQSDKGHYELDDFKRKSFLELLIQLSGGEKGYTDLELREEILTIIIAGTDTSAVGMAFTLMLLGKYPDIQQKVYEELKEVFGDSNRQLVKEDLPKLKYLERVVKESLRLFPPVPIIIRKVEKEMTLPSGVIIPSGSGIIVSIFGAHRDPKYWGPDAEHFDPDRFLPERFNLQHACSYMPFSNGPRNCVGYQYALKSIPTALTSILRNYKVVGEPEKGPIPNIRVKFDIMLKAAEGFYVKLEKRKPCLLKE, encoded by the exons atgtttttatttacggTATTAGTATTAGTGACAGTTATCTGGACCGTACAATACCGGTTTCGAAGGAGGAGAATGTATGAGTTAGCGTCAAGGATCTCACATCTGAAAGATGAATTGCCGTTTATTGGTGTAGCGCATAAATTTATGGGAAACACTGAag ACGTAATGAAAAGTTTGAAGAAATTTAGCTATGAAGCCATGGAAACTGATGGCGTAACTAGAATGTGGCTTAATCATATTCTTTATTTCG TAATGGTGAATCCGGAGGATTTGGAGATAGTATTAAAAACATGCTTGGAAAAGGATGATGTCCATAGATTTATGCGTAATGTTCTCGGTAATGGCACCGTGTTTGCACCTG TTTCTATTTGGAGACGTCGCAGAAAAATTTTAATCCCAGCGTTCAGTCCGAAAATCGTTGAAAGCTTTGTAGAAATATTTTCAGAACAAAGCCAACATATAACACATAAAGTGGCACGTGTGTCTGGATCTGGAACAGTTAACCTTTGGCCGATAGTATCAGCTTATTCTTTAGATGCCGCATGTG AATCAACGGCAGGGGTAAAAATATATGCGCAGTCCGAAACAAACTCACAATTCCTTGCTGCTCTAGAGGATGGTCTAAACATTATCAGTCAAAGAATCTTCAATGTGTGGCTGCAACTGGAGTGGCTATTCCGTTTGTTACCTCTGTACACTAAATATCAGAAACACGTTAAATATGTATATGATTTCACAGATGAG ATTATCCACAACAAGCGAAGACAATTAAAGAATAACAAGCAAAGCCAAAGCGACAAAGGTCATTACG AATTAGATGATTTTAAAAGGAAATCTTTCCTAGAGTTATTAATACAATTATCTGGTGGCGAAAAAGGGTATACAGACTTGGAACTTCGTGAGGagattttaactattattatagcTGGAACCGATACCTCTGCAGTTGGAATGGCGTTTACCCTCATGTTATTAGGAAAATATCCAGACATCCAGCAAAAGGTATATGAAGA gTTAAAAGAAGTGTTTGGTGATTCTAACcgtcaattggtgaaggaagaTTTACCCAAGTTGAAATATTTAGAGAGAGTGGTGAAAGAGTCTTTAAGATTATTCCCACCAGTGCCTATTATTATTCGGAAAGTGGAAAAGGAGATGACCTTAC CGTCAGGCGTGATTATTCCAAGTGGTTCAGGGATAATTGTTTCGATTTTTGGAGCTCATCGCGACCCCAAGTACTGGGGTCCGGACGCAGAACACTTCGATCCCGACCGGTTTCTGCCTGAACGATTCAACTTGCAGCACGCCTGTAGCTATATGCCATTTAGTAATGGACCACGAAATTGCGTAG gttATCAGTATGCTTTGAAGTCAATCCCGACAGCACTGACGTCCATATTACGAAATTATAAAGTTGTAGGAGAACCCGAAAAGGGTCCCATTCCTAACATAAGGGTCAAGTTTGACATCATGCTGAAGGCAGCAGAAGGGTTCTACGTGAAattggaaaaaagaaaaccttGCCTCTTGAAAGAGTGA